Proteins found in one Perca fluviatilis chromosome 9, GENO_Pfluv_1.0, whole genome shotgun sequence genomic segment:
- the LOC120565298 gene encoding cyclin-dependent kinase-like 5 isoform X4 encodes MKIPDTGDVMNKFEVLGIVGEGAYGVVLKCRHKDTNEIVAIKKFKDSEENEEVKETTLRELKMLRTLKQENIVELKEAFRRRGKLYLVFEYVEKNMLELLEELPNGVPTDKARSYIFQLIRAIHWCHKHDIVHRDIKPENLLISSDDVLKLCDFGFARNLSEGTDANYTEYVATRWYRSPELLLGAPYGKAVDMWSVGCILGELSDGQPLFPGESEIDQLFTIQKVLGPLPPEQMKLFYNNPRFHGLRFPAVNHPQTLERRYLGIIGGALLDLLKNLLLLNPTERFLTEQSLNHHAFQTLRLVERPGPPTPTPVRSSKRKPHHGDNTTPSRSHGGKSSGSHRSSSRECSSLPRHEDPHPSNDGFLNGNMPAAINLSPTLHPKNYQPQIFNHSASCNVDLASSNLPHLLSPGEVKSKGDFDMNLGSKVSDGPGAKYLKSNFRSQQNRHSFVEGKTNTLQSGEKHSRHSYMESHSSTPSSSKFAYLNLSKSYGTLSDAKSVGNLNDVHLYADEPTSRYFPTSCLDLTAPSSPAARRADRLGPGTAGRGSMRAERESNTLDSSCRRSSTRHKASEEAKSADALDSGESGVERSHGHSLSAPHDPLPYGQGYTSPFSSQQRPHRHSMYVRRDHQRTHGAEEGLVVGQGMPTRASSLQLLSPQLQHRTLPRHSGGTSREEDMSRSEQAPTEVTHGRPPIRDSTRDNTASFHTQRQKSEVGLYHDQQTEDGGSSKENRNIYSESMPRRVGSFYRVPSPRPDNSFHDSRGQSRGSGLSGDGSNLTNHSKRQPAFDPWTGPDTVVLNPSEPSKEKEKQGFFRAIKKKKKKSQMVTCASSTSADMQVPEGRPPVIKKCLFPLFSPKNNIKHSSSVRVLPVVSSPMVPSEGVDTVIQKSSRSSGHQSSRHRTRDKSRDRDQDRDRDKDWPPEKLSDSHSPSQPLKSLRKLLHLSSSSSNQTAQSDMRYQPLPNPASAQGGFTESRGHSGVSTPQLKSRQTAYPLPGQLESGWHTSALARPDGNPYPEQMSIKGGQNGHGFGRPSRSRMPNLNDLKETAL; translated from the exons GACACCAATGAAATTGTGGCCATTAAGAAATTCAAGGACAGTGAAG AAAATGAGGAGGTTAAAGAAACAACGCTACGGGAGCTTAAGATGCTCCGCACCCTCAAGCAGGAGAATATTGTTGAGTTGAAAGAGGCCTTCCGCAGAAGAGGAAAGCTATATCTCGTCTTTGAGTATGTGGAGAAG AACATGCTCGAGCTGCTTGAGGAGTTACCCAATGGTGTGCCGACTGACAAAGCGCGCAGCTACATCTTCCAGTTAATCAGAGCAATTCACTGGTGCCATAAGCATGACATAGTTCATAGAG ACATAAAGCCAGAAAACCTTCTCATCAGCTCTGATGACGTCCTCAAGCTATGTGACTTCG GCTTTGCACGTAATCTCTCTGAGGGGACTGATGCCAATTACACTGAGTATGTGGCCACTAGATGGTACCGCTCTCCAGAGCTCCTACTTGG GGCTCCTTACGGGAAAGCAGTGGACATGTGGTCAGTGGGCTGCATCTTAGGAGAGCTGAGTGACGGGCAGCCTCTGTTCCCGGGAGAGAGTGAGATTGACCAGCTCTTTACCATCCAGAAAGTGTTGGGACCCCTGCCACCAGAACAGATGAAGCTCTTCTATAACAATCCTCGCTTCCATGGGCTGCGG TTCCCTGCTGTGAACCACCCCCAAACCTTGGAGCGCAGATACCTGGGAATCATCGGCGGAGCCCTGCTGGACCTGCTGAAG AACCTGCTATTGCTGAACCCGACAGAACGCTTTCTCACAGAGCAGAGCCTGAACCACCACGCCTTCCAGACCCTGCGGCTGGTGGAGCGGCCCGGCCCACCCACACCTACACCTGTACGCTCCTCCAAGAGAAAACCTCACCATGGAGACAACACCACCCCCAGCAG GAGCCATGGGGGAAAGAGCTCAGGAAGTCACCGCTCCAGCAGCAGAGAGTGCTCTAGCTTGCCCCGGCACGAAGACCCCCACCCCAGCAACGACGGCTTTCTCAACGGCAACATGCCTGCAGCGATCAACCTCAGTCCCACCCTTCATCCCAAGAACTACCAGCCGCAGATCTTCAACCACTCTGCATCGTGCAATGTGGACCTGGCCAGCAGCAACCTGCCTCATCTGCTCAGCCCTGGCGAAGTCAAGAGCAAGGGCGACTTCGACATGAACCTGGGGTCCAAGGTGTCCGACGGCCCCGGAGCCAAGTACCTCAAATCCAACTTCCGCTCACAACAGAACCGCCATTCTTTTGTTGAGGGGAAGACCAACACGCTTCAATCAGGGGAGAAACACAGTCGTCACAGCTACATGGAGTCCCACAGCTCCACGCCCTCCTCCTCCAAGTTCGCCTACCTTAACTTGTCCAAAAGTTATGGCACACTTAGCGATGCCAAGTCAGTGGGGAACTTAAATGATGTGCATCTTTATGCCGATGAGCCTACATCTCGCTATTTTCCCACGAGCTGCCTCGACCTCACAGCCCCGAGCAGCCCAGCAGCCCGCCGAGCAGACAGACTGGGACCCGGCACTGCTGGCAGAGGAAGCATGCGcgcagaaagagagagcaacACCCTGGACTCGTCCTGCAGGCGCTCCTCCACCCGCCACAAGGCTTCAGAGGAGGCCAAGTCGGCAGATGCCCTAGACTCTGGGGAAAGTGGTGTCGAAAGGAGCCATGGTCACTCTCTGTCCGCCCCACACGACCCTCTGCCTTACGGTCAGGGATACACCAGCCCTTTCTCCTCCCAGCAGCGGCCGCACCGCCACTCCATGTACGTACGGAGGGACCATCAGAGGACGCACGGGGCGGAGGAGGGGCTGGTGGTGGGGCAGGGCATGCCCACAAGAGCCAGCAGCCTCCAGCTACTGTCTCCGCAGCTGCAGCACCGCACGCTGCCCCGCCACTCTGGGGGCACATCCAGAGAGGAAGACATGAGCAGG AGCGAACAGGCACCCACTGAGGTCACCCACGGCAGACCCCCAATAAGGGACTCCACAAGGGACAACACAGCATCTTTTCACACACAGCGGCAAAAAAGCGAG GTTGGCTTATACCATGACCAGCAAACAGAAGATGGGGGCTCTTCTAAAGAGAACCGCAACATCTACAGTGAATCCATGCCTAGGAGGGTGGGCAGCTTCTACAGAG TCCCTTCTCCCCGGCCAGACAACTCCTTCCACGATAGCAGGGGTCAGAGCCGGGGCTCTGGCCTGTCCGGAGACGGCAGCAATTTGACGAACCACTCCAAACGTCAGCCGGCATTTGACCCCTG gaCTGGCCCAGATACTGTAGTACTGAACCCCTCTGAGCCATCCAAAGAAAAGGAGAAGCAGGGTTTCTTCAGAgcaataaagaagaaaaagaaaaaatctcaAATGGTAACTTGTGCGTCAAGTACTTCTGCGGAT ATGCAAGTCCCTGAGGGAAGGCCTCCTGTCATCAAGAAATGtcttttccctctgtttagcCCAAAGAATAACATAAAGCATAGTTCCTCTGTGCGAGTCCTCCCTGTAGTGTCCTCTCCCATG GTTCCAAGTGAAGGGGTGGATACAGTCATCCAGAAGTCCTCCAGGTCCTCCGGTCACCAGAGCAGCCGCCACAGGACCCGCGACAAGAGCAGAGACCGGGACCAAGACCGAGACAGGGATAAGGACTGGCCGCCTGAGAAACTCTCTGATTCACACTCTCCG AGTCAGCCACTGAAGTCTCTGCGCAAACTCCTGCACctttcatcctcatcctccaaCCAGACTGCACAGTCTGATATGCGCTACCAGCCGCTGCCTAACCCAGCCTCTGCTCAAGGTGGTTTCACAGAAAGCCGTGGTCACTCAGGGGTCAGTACGCCCCAGCTGAAGAGCCGACAGACAGCCTACCCGCTGCCCG
- the LOC120565298 gene encoding cyclin-dependent kinase-like 5 isoform X5 encodes MKIPDTGDVMNKFEVLGIVGEGAYGVVLKCRHKDTNEIVAIKKFKDSEENEEVKETTLRELKMLRTLKQENIVELKEAFRRRGKLYLVFEYVEKNMLELLEELPNGVPTDKARSYIFQLIRAIHWCHKHDIVHRDIKPENLLISSDDVLKLCDFGFARNLSEGTDANYTEYVATRWYRSPELLLGAPYGKAVDMWSVGCILGELSDGQPLFPGESEIDQLFTIQKVLGPLPPEQMKLFYNNPRFHGLRFPAVNHPQTLERRYLGIIGGALLDLLKNLLLLNPTERFLTEQSLNHHAFQTLRLVERPGPPTPTPVRSSKRKPHHGDNTTPSRSHGGKSSGSHRSSSRECSSLPRHEDPHPSNDGFLNGNMPAAINLSPTLHPKNYQPQIFNHSASCNVDLASSNLPHLLSPGEVKSKGDFDMNLGSKVSDGPGAKYLKSNFRSQQNRHSFVEGKTNTLQSGEKHSRHSYMESHSSTPSSSKFAYLNLSKSYGTLSDAKSVGNLNDVHLYADEPTSRYFPTSCLDLTAPSSPAARRADRLGPGTAGRGSMRAERESNTLDSSCRRSSTRHKASEEAKSADALDSGESGVERSHGHSLSAPHDPLPYGQGYTSPFSSQQRPHRHSMYVRRDHQRTHGAEEGLVVGQGMPTRASSLQLLSPQLQHRTLPRHSGGTSREEDMSRSEQAPTEVTHGRPPIRDSTRDNTASFHTQRQKSEVGLYHDQQTEDGGSSKENRNIYSESMPRRVGSFYRVPSPRPDNSFHDSRGQSRGSGLSGDGSNLTNHSKRQPAFDPWTGPDTVVLNPSEPSKEKEKQGFFRAIKKKKKKSQMMQVPEGRPPVIKKCLFPLFSPKNNIKHSSSVRVLPVVSSPMVPSEGVDTVIQKSSRSSGHQSSRHRTRDKSRDRDQDRDRDKDWPPEKLSDSHSPSQPLKSLRKLLHLSSSSSNQTAQSDMRYQPLPNPASAQGGFTESRGHSGVSTPQLKSRQTAYPLPGQLESGWHTSALARPDGNPYPEQMSIKGGQNGHGFGRPSRSRMPNLNDLKETAL; translated from the exons GACACCAATGAAATTGTGGCCATTAAGAAATTCAAGGACAGTGAAG AAAATGAGGAGGTTAAAGAAACAACGCTACGGGAGCTTAAGATGCTCCGCACCCTCAAGCAGGAGAATATTGTTGAGTTGAAAGAGGCCTTCCGCAGAAGAGGAAAGCTATATCTCGTCTTTGAGTATGTGGAGAAG AACATGCTCGAGCTGCTTGAGGAGTTACCCAATGGTGTGCCGACTGACAAAGCGCGCAGCTACATCTTCCAGTTAATCAGAGCAATTCACTGGTGCCATAAGCATGACATAGTTCATAGAG ACATAAAGCCAGAAAACCTTCTCATCAGCTCTGATGACGTCCTCAAGCTATGTGACTTCG GCTTTGCACGTAATCTCTCTGAGGGGACTGATGCCAATTACACTGAGTATGTGGCCACTAGATGGTACCGCTCTCCAGAGCTCCTACTTGG GGCTCCTTACGGGAAAGCAGTGGACATGTGGTCAGTGGGCTGCATCTTAGGAGAGCTGAGTGACGGGCAGCCTCTGTTCCCGGGAGAGAGTGAGATTGACCAGCTCTTTACCATCCAGAAAGTGTTGGGACCCCTGCCACCAGAACAGATGAAGCTCTTCTATAACAATCCTCGCTTCCATGGGCTGCGG TTCCCTGCTGTGAACCACCCCCAAACCTTGGAGCGCAGATACCTGGGAATCATCGGCGGAGCCCTGCTGGACCTGCTGAAG AACCTGCTATTGCTGAACCCGACAGAACGCTTTCTCACAGAGCAGAGCCTGAACCACCACGCCTTCCAGACCCTGCGGCTGGTGGAGCGGCCCGGCCCACCCACACCTACACCTGTACGCTCCTCCAAGAGAAAACCTCACCATGGAGACAACACCACCCCCAGCAG GAGCCATGGGGGAAAGAGCTCAGGAAGTCACCGCTCCAGCAGCAGAGAGTGCTCTAGCTTGCCCCGGCACGAAGACCCCCACCCCAGCAACGACGGCTTTCTCAACGGCAACATGCCTGCAGCGATCAACCTCAGTCCCACCCTTCATCCCAAGAACTACCAGCCGCAGATCTTCAACCACTCTGCATCGTGCAATGTGGACCTGGCCAGCAGCAACCTGCCTCATCTGCTCAGCCCTGGCGAAGTCAAGAGCAAGGGCGACTTCGACATGAACCTGGGGTCCAAGGTGTCCGACGGCCCCGGAGCCAAGTACCTCAAATCCAACTTCCGCTCACAACAGAACCGCCATTCTTTTGTTGAGGGGAAGACCAACACGCTTCAATCAGGGGAGAAACACAGTCGTCACAGCTACATGGAGTCCCACAGCTCCACGCCCTCCTCCTCCAAGTTCGCCTACCTTAACTTGTCCAAAAGTTATGGCACACTTAGCGATGCCAAGTCAGTGGGGAACTTAAATGATGTGCATCTTTATGCCGATGAGCCTACATCTCGCTATTTTCCCACGAGCTGCCTCGACCTCACAGCCCCGAGCAGCCCAGCAGCCCGCCGAGCAGACAGACTGGGACCCGGCACTGCTGGCAGAGGAAGCATGCGcgcagaaagagagagcaacACCCTGGACTCGTCCTGCAGGCGCTCCTCCACCCGCCACAAGGCTTCAGAGGAGGCCAAGTCGGCAGATGCCCTAGACTCTGGGGAAAGTGGTGTCGAAAGGAGCCATGGTCACTCTCTGTCCGCCCCACACGACCCTCTGCCTTACGGTCAGGGATACACCAGCCCTTTCTCCTCCCAGCAGCGGCCGCACCGCCACTCCATGTACGTACGGAGGGACCATCAGAGGACGCACGGGGCGGAGGAGGGGCTGGTGGTGGGGCAGGGCATGCCCACAAGAGCCAGCAGCCTCCAGCTACTGTCTCCGCAGCTGCAGCACCGCACGCTGCCCCGCCACTCTGGGGGCACATCCAGAGAGGAAGACATGAGCAGG AGCGAACAGGCACCCACTGAGGTCACCCACGGCAGACCCCCAATAAGGGACTCCACAAGGGACAACACAGCATCTTTTCACACACAGCGGCAAAAAAGCGAG GTTGGCTTATACCATGACCAGCAAACAGAAGATGGGGGCTCTTCTAAAGAGAACCGCAACATCTACAGTGAATCCATGCCTAGGAGGGTGGGCAGCTTCTACAGAG TCCCTTCTCCCCGGCCAGACAACTCCTTCCACGATAGCAGGGGTCAGAGCCGGGGCTCTGGCCTGTCCGGAGACGGCAGCAATTTGACGAACCACTCCAAACGTCAGCCGGCATTTGACCCCTG gaCTGGCCCAGATACTGTAGTACTGAACCCCTCTGAGCCATCCAAAGAAAAGGAGAAGCAGGGTTTCTTCAGAgcaataaagaagaaaaagaaaaaatctcaAATG ATGCAAGTCCCTGAGGGAAGGCCTCCTGTCATCAAGAAATGtcttttccctctgtttagcCCAAAGAATAACATAAAGCATAGTTCCTCTGTGCGAGTCCTCCCTGTAGTGTCCTCTCCCATG GTTCCAAGTGAAGGGGTGGATACAGTCATCCAGAAGTCCTCCAGGTCCTCCGGTCACCAGAGCAGCCGCCACAGGACCCGCGACAAGAGCAGAGACCGGGACCAAGACCGAGACAGGGATAAGGACTGGCCGCCTGAGAAACTCTCTGATTCACACTCTCCG AGTCAGCCACTGAAGTCTCTGCGCAAACTCCTGCACctttcatcctcatcctccaaCCAGACTGCACAGTCTGATATGCGCTACCAGCCGCTGCCTAACCCAGCCTCTGCTCAAGGTGGTTTCACAGAAAGCCGTGGTCACTCAGGGGTCAGTACGCCCCAGCTGAAGAGCCGACAGACAGCCTACCCGCTGCCCG
- the LOC120565298 gene encoding cyclin-dependent kinase-like 5 isoform X6, with product MKIPDTGDVMNKFEVLGIVGEGAYGVVLKCRHKDTNEIVAIKKFKDSEENEEVKETTLRELKMLRTLKQENIVELKEAFRRRGKLYLVFEYVEKNMLELLEELPNGVPTDKARSYIFQLIRAIHWCHKHDIVHRDIKPENLLISSDDVLKLCDFGFARNLSEGTDANYTEYVATRWYRSPELLLGAPYGKAVDMWSVGCILGELSDGQPLFPGESEIDQLFTIQKVLGPLPPEQMKLFYNNPRFHGLRFPAVNHPQTLERRYLGIIGGALLDLLKNLLLLNPTERFLTEQSLNHHAFQTLRLVERPGPPTPTPVRSSKRKPHHGDNTTPSRSHGGKSSGSHRSSSRECSSLPRHEDPHPSNDGFLNGNMPAAINLSPTLHPKNYQPQIFNHSASCNVDLASSNLPHLLSPGEVKSKGDFDMNLGSKVSDGPGAKYLKSNFRSQQNRHSFVEGKTNTLQSGEKHSRHSYMESHSSTPSSSKFAYLNLSKSYGTLSDAKSVGNLNDVHLYADEPTSRYFPTSCLDLTAPSSPAARRADRLGPGTAGRGSMRAERESNTLDSSCRRSSTRHKASEEAKSADALDSGESGVERSHGHSLSAPHDPLPYGQGYTSPFSSQQRPHRHSMYVRRDHQRTHGAEEGLVVGQGMPTRASSLQLLSPQLQHRTLPRHSGGTSREEDMSRVGLYHDQQTEDGGSSKENRNIYSESMPRRVGSFYRVPSPRPDNSFHDSRGQSRGSGLSGDGSNLTNHSKRQPAFDPWTGPDTVVLNPSEPSKEKEKQGFFRAIKKKKKKSQMVTCASSTSADMQVPEGRPPVIKKCLFPLFSPKNNIKHSSSVRVLPVVSSPMVPSEGVDTVIQKSSRSSGHQSSRHRTRDKSRDRDQDRDRDKDWPPEKLSDSHSPSQPLKSLRKLLHLSSSSSNQTAQSDMRYQPLPNPASAQGGFTESRGHSGVSTPQLKSRQTAYPLPGQLESGWHTSALARPDGNPYPEQMSIKGGQNGHGFGRPSRSRMPNLNDLKETAL from the exons GACACCAATGAAATTGTGGCCATTAAGAAATTCAAGGACAGTGAAG AAAATGAGGAGGTTAAAGAAACAACGCTACGGGAGCTTAAGATGCTCCGCACCCTCAAGCAGGAGAATATTGTTGAGTTGAAAGAGGCCTTCCGCAGAAGAGGAAAGCTATATCTCGTCTTTGAGTATGTGGAGAAG AACATGCTCGAGCTGCTTGAGGAGTTACCCAATGGTGTGCCGACTGACAAAGCGCGCAGCTACATCTTCCAGTTAATCAGAGCAATTCACTGGTGCCATAAGCATGACATAGTTCATAGAG ACATAAAGCCAGAAAACCTTCTCATCAGCTCTGATGACGTCCTCAAGCTATGTGACTTCG GCTTTGCACGTAATCTCTCTGAGGGGACTGATGCCAATTACACTGAGTATGTGGCCACTAGATGGTACCGCTCTCCAGAGCTCCTACTTGG GGCTCCTTACGGGAAAGCAGTGGACATGTGGTCAGTGGGCTGCATCTTAGGAGAGCTGAGTGACGGGCAGCCTCTGTTCCCGGGAGAGAGTGAGATTGACCAGCTCTTTACCATCCAGAAAGTGTTGGGACCCCTGCCACCAGAACAGATGAAGCTCTTCTATAACAATCCTCGCTTCCATGGGCTGCGG TTCCCTGCTGTGAACCACCCCCAAACCTTGGAGCGCAGATACCTGGGAATCATCGGCGGAGCCCTGCTGGACCTGCTGAAG AACCTGCTATTGCTGAACCCGACAGAACGCTTTCTCACAGAGCAGAGCCTGAACCACCACGCCTTCCAGACCCTGCGGCTGGTGGAGCGGCCCGGCCCACCCACACCTACACCTGTACGCTCCTCCAAGAGAAAACCTCACCATGGAGACAACACCACCCCCAGCAG GAGCCATGGGGGAAAGAGCTCAGGAAGTCACCGCTCCAGCAGCAGAGAGTGCTCTAGCTTGCCCCGGCACGAAGACCCCCACCCCAGCAACGACGGCTTTCTCAACGGCAACATGCCTGCAGCGATCAACCTCAGTCCCACCCTTCATCCCAAGAACTACCAGCCGCAGATCTTCAACCACTCTGCATCGTGCAATGTGGACCTGGCCAGCAGCAACCTGCCTCATCTGCTCAGCCCTGGCGAAGTCAAGAGCAAGGGCGACTTCGACATGAACCTGGGGTCCAAGGTGTCCGACGGCCCCGGAGCCAAGTACCTCAAATCCAACTTCCGCTCACAACAGAACCGCCATTCTTTTGTTGAGGGGAAGACCAACACGCTTCAATCAGGGGAGAAACACAGTCGTCACAGCTACATGGAGTCCCACAGCTCCACGCCCTCCTCCTCCAAGTTCGCCTACCTTAACTTGTCCAAAAGTTATGGCACACTTAGCGATGCCAAGTCAGTGGGGAACTTAAATGATGTGCATCTTTATGCCGATGAGCCTACATCTCGCTATTTTCCCACGAGCTGCCTCGACCTCACAGCCCCGAGCAGCCCAGCAGCCCGCCGAGCAGACAGACTGGGACCCGGCACTGCTGGCAGAGGAAGCATGCGcgcagaaagagagagcaacACCCTGGACTCGTCCTGCAGGCGCTCCTCCACCCGCCACAAGGCTTCAGAGGAGGCCAAGTCGGCAGATGCCCTAGACTCTGGGGAAAGTGGTGTCGAAAGGAGCCATGGTCACTCTCTGTCCGCCCCACACGACCCTCTGCCTTACGGTCAGGGATACACCAGCCCTTTCTCCTCCCAGCAGCGGCCGCACCGCCACTCCATGTACGTACGGAGGGACCATCAGAGGACGCACGGGGCGGAGGAGGGGCTGGTGGTGGGGCAGGGCATGCCCACAAGAGCCAGCAGCCTCCAGCTACTGTCTCCGCAGCTGCAGCACCGCACGCTGCCCCGCCACTCTGGGGGCACATCCAGAGAGGAAGACATGAGCAGG GTTGGCTTATACCATGACCAGCAAACAGAAGATGGGGGCTCTTCTAAAGAGAACCGCAACATCTACAGTGAATCCATGCCTAGGAGGGTGGGCAGCTTCTACAGAG TCCCTTCTCCCCGGCCAGACAACTCCTTCCACGATAGCAGGGGTCAGAGCCGGGGCTCTGGCCTGTCCGGAGACGGCAGCAATTTGACGAACCACTCCAAACGTCAGCCGGCATTTGACCCCTG gaCTGGCCCAGATACTGTAGTACTGAACCCCTCTGAGCCATCCAAAGAAAAGGAGAAGCAGGGTTTCTTCAGAgcaataaagaagaaaaagaaaaaatctcaAATGGTAACTTGTGCGTCAAGTACTTCTGCGGAT ATGCAAGTCCCTGAGGGAAGGCCTCCTGTCATCAAGAAATGtcttttccctctgtttagcCCAAAGAATAACATAAAGCATAGTTCCTCTGTGCGAGTCCTCCCTGTAGTGTCCTCTCCCATG GTTCCAAGTGAAGGGGTGGATACAGTCATCCAGAAGTCCTCCAGGTCCTCCGGTCACCAGAGCAGCCGCCACAGGACCCGCGACAAGAGCAGAGACCGGGACCAAGACCGAGACAGGGATAAGGACTGGCCGCCTGAGAAACTCTCTGATTCACACTCTCCG AGTCAGCCACTGAAGTCTCTGCGCAAACTCCTGCACctttcatcctcatcctccaaCCAGACTGCACAGTCTGATATGCGCTACCAGCCGCTGCCTAACCCAGCCTCTGCTCAAGGTGGTTTCACAGAAAGCCGTGGTCACTCAGGGGTCAGTACGCCCCAGCTGAAGAGCCGACAGACAGCCTACCCGCTGCCCG